A region of Streptomyces paludis DNA encodes the following proteins:
- the rpmA gene encoding 50S ribosomal protein L27 yields MAHKKGASSTRNGRDSNAQRLGVKRFGGQVVNAGEILVRQRGTHFHPGTGVGRGGDDTLFALNAGAVEFGTSRGRKVVNIVPVAA; encoded by the coding sequence ATGGCACATAAGAAGGGCGCATCGTCCACTCGGAACGGGCGCGATTCCAATGCTCAGCGGCTCGGCGTGAAGCGCTTCGGCGGTCAGGTCGTCAACGCCGGTGAGATCCTGGTCCGCCAGCGCGGCACGCACTTCCACCCGGGTACCGGCGTCGGCCGTGGCGGCGACGACACGCTGTTCGCGCTGAACGCGGGCGCGGTGGAGTTCGGCACCAGCCGTGGCCGCAAGGTCGTGAACATCGTTCCGGTCGCCGCCTAG
- the rplU gene encoding 50S ribosomal protein L21 — protein sequence MYAIVRSGGRQHKVAVGDIVEVDKIPTAKVGDTVELSTLLVVDGDAVTSDPWVLDGIKVTAEIVDHHKGAKIDILRYKNKTGYRRRQGHRQQYTAIKVTGIPAAAK from the coding sequence GTGTACGCCATCGTGCGCAGCGGTGGTCGCCAGCACAAGGTTGCTGTCGGCGACATCGTTGAGGTTGACAAGATTCCCACCGCCAAGGTTGGCGACACGGTCGAGCTCTCGACCCTGCTCGTGGTCGACGGCGACGCCGTCACCAGCGACCCGTGGGTGCTGGACGGCATCAAGGTCACGGCGGAGATCGTGGACCACCACAAGGGCGCGAAGATCGACATCCTTCGCTACAAGAACAAGACGGGCTACCGCCGTCGCCAGGGTCACCGCCAGCAGTACACGGCGATCAAGGTCACCGGTATCCCCGCGGCTGCGAAGTAA